A window of Ictalurus furcatus strain D&B chromosome 18, Billie_1.0, whole genome shotgun sequence contains these coding sequences:
- the gcnt4b.2 gene encoding beta-1,3-galactosyl-O-glycosyl-glycoprotein beta-1,6-N-acetylglucosaminyltransferase 4 isoform X3 produces MKSCIRHLNHRRALLYLFSSILIFCALIRYVRITNDNNIIKSRQVRGQTDTQWRLTEQHGINCLDIYNMDPVALGKSLELRRKVPPIPADKSVVNATLDCGQFLASRGYNVQISEQESDFPLAFSLVVHKDAHMVERLLRAIYAPHNIYCIHYDLKSSSDFTEAIRGLAHCLPNVFVASRLEAVQYGGISRLRADLNCLSDLLSSEIRWRYAINLCGQDFPLRSNAELVFELKALKGTNMLETIRPSKLKQQRYTNHFELKDEQAKYHAFPVKTAQKKQPPPHDIEIFVGSAYFVLSREFVNFVHWSPQVKDFLAWCEDTYSPDEHFWASLIRVPGVPGEIKRSDPDISDLMSRTRLVKWQYLEEKLYPKCTGVHVHSVCIYGAAELRWLLNDGHWFANKFDLKVDPVVIECLEKNLTERHRAIVTPQ; encoded by the coding sequence ATGAAAAGCTGCATCAGACACCTCAACCACAGAAGGGCTTTGCTTTACCTCTTTTCGTCAATATTGATATTCTGTGCTCTGATCAGATATGTAAGGATTACCAATGATAATAACATCATCAAATCCAGACAAGTCAGAGGGCAAACAGATACGCAGTGGCGTCTTACTGAACAACATGGAATCAACTGTTTGGATATTTACAACATGGACCCTGTTGCTTTGGGCAAGTCTTTGGAACTCAGAAGGAAAGTCCCTCCCATTCCAGCCGACAAGAGCGTCGTGAATGCAACTTTGGACTGTGGACAATTCTTGGCATCAAGAGGTTACAATGTCCAGATATCTGAGCAGGAGAGCGATTTTCCACTCGCGTTCTCGCTGGTGGTGCACAAAGACGCGCACATGGTGGAGCGTCTCCTGCGCGCCATTTATGCGCCACACAACATTTACTGCATCCACTATGACCTGAAATCGTCGTCGGATTTCACAGAAGCCATACGTGGTCTGGCACACTGCCTTCCCAATGTATTCGTGGCTTCACGGTTAGAGGCGGTACAGTACGGCGGCATCTCACGCCTCCGTGCTGACCTCAACTGCCTTTCTGATCTCCTAAGCTCCGAGATCCGCTGGAGATATGCCATTAACCTGTGTGGCCAGGATTTCCCACTGCGTTCCAATGCCGAGCTTGTATTCGAGCTCAAGGCCCTAAAAGGTACGAACATGCTCGAGACGATCCGACCCAGCAAATTAAAACAGCAGCGCTACACGAACCACTTCGAGCTCAAAGACGAGCAAGCGAAGTATCATGCTTTTCCAGTCAAAACAGCGCAGAAGAAACAGCCTCCACCTCATGATATCGAGATCTTCGTGGGCAGCGCTTACTTCGTTCTCTCCCGAGAGTTTGTAAACTTTGTGCACTGGAGTCCTCAGGTAAAAGACTTTCTGGCTTGGTGCGAGGACACGTATTCACCTGACGAACATTTCTGGGCCAGCTTGATTCGCGTCCCTGGAGTCCCCGGTGAGATCAAAAGGTCTGACCCAGACATTTCAGACTTGATGAGCAGAACACGTCTGGTCAAGTGGCAGTACCTGGAGGAGAAGCTTTATCCGAAATGCACAGGAGTACACGTACACAGCGTGTGCATTTATGGTGCTGCCGAGCTCCGGTGGCTCCTCAACGATGGGCACTGGTTTGCCAATAAGTTTGATCTGAAGGTAGATCCTGTGGTCATTGAATGTCTCGAAAAGAACTTGACCGAGAGACACAGAGCAATAGTTACACCACAGTAA
- the gcnt4b.2 gene encoding beta-1,3-galactosyl-O-glycosyl-glycoprotein beta-1,6-N-acetylglucosaminyltransferase 4 isoform X1, with translation MGFYCHSSVQLVYSTLGRNDVSPGLWCNTLQMKSCIRHLNHRRALLYLFSSILIFCALIRYVRITNDNNIIKSRQVRGQTDTQWRLTEQHGINCLDIYNMDPVALGKSLELRRKVPPIPADKSVVNATLDCGQFLASRGYNVQISEQESDFPLAFSLVVHKDAHMVERLLRAIYAPHNIYCIHYDLKSSSDFTEAIRGLAHCLPNVFVASRLEAVQYGGISRLRADLNCLSDLLSSEIRWRYAINLCGQDFPLRSNAELVFELKALKGTNMLETIRPSKLKQQRYTNHFELKDEQAKYHAFPVKTAQKKQPPPHDIEIFVGSAYFVLSREFVNFVHWSPQVKDFLAWCEDTYSPDEHFWASLIRVPGVPGEIKRSDPDISDLMSRTRLVKWQYLEEKLYPKCTGVHVHSVCIYGAAELRWLLNDGHWFANKFDLKVDPVVIECLEKNLTERHRAIVTPQ, from the exons atgggtttttattgtcattcctctgtaCAGCTTGTATACAGTACACTGGGAAGAAATGACGTTTCTCCAGGACTTTGGTGCAACACATTACA AATGAAAAGCTGCATCAGACACCTCAACCACAGAAGGGCTTTGCTTTACCTCTTTTCGTCAATATTGATATTCTGTGCTCTGATCAGATATGTAAGGATTACCAATGATAATAACATCATCAAATCCAGACAAGTCAGAGGGCAAACAGATACGCAGTGGCGTCTTACTGAACAACATGGAATCAACTGTTTGGATATTTACAACATGGACCCTGTTGCTTTGGGCAAGTCTTTGGAACTCAGAAGGAAAGTCCCTCCCATTCCAGCCGACAAGAGCGTCGTGAATGCAACTTTGGACTGTGGACAATTCTTGGCATCAAGAGGTTACAATGTCCAGATATCTGAGCAGGAGAGCGATTTTCCACTCGCGTTCTCGCTGGTGGTGCACAAAGACGCGCACATGGTGGAGCGTCTCCTGCGCGCCATTTATGCGCCACACAACATTTACTGCATCCACTATGACCTGAAATCGTCGTCGGATTTCACAGAAGCCATACGTGGTCTGGCACACTGCCTTCCCAATGTATTCGTGGCTTCACGGTTAGAGGCGGTACAGTACGGCGGCATCTCACGCCTCCGTGCTGACCTCAACTGCCTTTCTGATCTCCTAAGCTCCGAGATCCGCTGGAGATATGCCATTAACCTGTGTGGCCAGGATTTCCCACTGCGTTCCAATGCCGAGCTTGTATTCGAGCTCAAGGCCCTAAAAGGTACGAACATGCTCGAGACGATCCGACCCAGCAAATTAAAACAGCAGCGCTACACGAACCACTTCGAGCTCAAAGACGAGCAAGCGAAGTATCATGCTTTTCCAGTCAAAACAGCGCAGAAGAAACAGCCTCCACCTCATGATATCGAGATCTTCGTGGGCAGCGCTTACTTCGTTCTCTCCCGAGAGTTTGTAAACTTTGTGCACTGGAGTCCTCAGGTAAAAGACTTTCTGGCTTGGTGCGAGGACACGTATTCACCTGACGAACATTTCTGGGCCAGCTTGATTCGCGTCCCTGGAGTCCCCGGTGAGATCAAAAGGTCTGACCCAGACATTTCAGACTTGATGAGCAGAACACGTCTGGTCAAGTGGCAGTACCTGGAGGAGAAGCTTTATCCGAAATGCACAGGAGTACACGTACACAGCGTGTGCATTTATGGTGCTGCCGAGCTCCGGTGGCTCCTCAACGATGGGCACTGGTTTGCCAATAAGTTTGATCTGAAGGTAGATCCTGTGGTCATTGAATGTCTCGAAAAGAACTTGACCGAGAGACACAGAGCAATAGTTACACCACAGTAA
- the gcnt4b.2 gene encoding beta-1,3-galactosyl-O-glycosyl-glycoprotein beta-1,6-N-acetylglucosaminyltransferase 4 isoform X2: MPQHFVCILSAGHAHPFQILRMKSCIRHLNHRRALLYLFSSILIFCALIRYVRITNDNNIIKSRQVRGQTDTQWRLTEQHGINCLDIYNMDPVALGKSLELRRKVPPIPADKSVVNATLDCGQFLASRGYNVQISEQESDFPLAFSLVVHKDAHMVERLLRAIYAPHNIYCIHYDLKSSSDFTEAIRGLAHCLPNVFVASRLEAVQYGGISRLRADLNCLSDLLSSEIRWRYAINLCGQDFPLRSNAELVFELKALKGTNMLETIRPSKLKQQRYTNHFELKDEQAKYHAFPVKTAQKKQPPPHDIEIFVGSAYFVLSREFVNFVHWSPQVKDFLAWCEDTYSPDEHFWASLIRVPGVPGEIKRSDPDISDLMSRTRLVKWQYLEEKLYPKCTGVHVHSVCIYGAAELRWLLNDGHWFANKFDLKVDPVVIECLEKNLTERHRAIVTPQ, translated from the exons ATGCCACAGCATTTTGTTTGCATATTGTCTGCTGGCCATGCGCATCCCTTCCAGATATTAAG AATGAAAAGCTGCATCAGACACCTCAACCACAGAAGGGCTTTGCTTTACCTCTTTTCGTCAATATTGATATTCTGTGCTCTGATCAGATATGTAAGGATTACCAATGATAATAACATCATCAAATCCAGACAAGTCAGAGGGCAAACAGATACGCAGTGGCGTCTTACTGAACAACATGGAATCAACTGTTTGGATATTTACAACATGGACCCTGTTGCTTTGGGCAAGTCTTTGGAACTCAGAAGGAAAGTCCCTCCCATTCCAGCCGACAAGAGCGTCGTGAATGCAACTTTGGACTGTGGACAATTCTTGGCATCAAGAGGTTACAATGTCCAGATATCTGAGCAGGAGAGCGATTTTCCACTCGCGTTCTCGCTGGTGGTGCACAAAGACGCGCACATGGTGGAGCGTCTCCTGCGCGCCATTTATGCGCCACACAACATTTACTGCATCCACTATGACCTGAAATCGTCGTCGGATTTCACAGAAGCCATACGTGGTCTGGCACACTGCCTTCCCAATGTATTCGTGGCTTCACGGTTAGAGGCGGTACAGTACGGCGGCATCTCACGCCTCCGTGCTGACCTCAACTGCCTTTCTGATCTCCTAAGCTCCGAGATCCGCTGGAGATATGCCATTAACCTGTGTGGCCAGGATTTCCCACTGCGTTCCAATGCCGAGCTTGTATTCGAGCTCAAGGCCCTAAAAGGTACGAACATGCTCGAGACGATCCGACCCAGCAAATTAAAACAGCAGCGCTACACGAACCACTTCGAGCTCAAAGACGAGCAAGCGAAGTATCATGCTTTTCCAGTCAAAACAGCGCAGAAGAAACAGCCTCCACCTCATGATATCGAGATCTTCGTGGGCAGCGCTTACTTCGTTCTCTCCCGAGAGTTTGTAAACTTTGTGCACTGGAGTCCTCAGGTAAAAGACTTTCTGGCTTGGTGCGAGGACACGTATTCACCTGACGAACATTTCTGGGCCAGCTTGATTCGCGTCCCTGGAGTCCCCGGTGAGATCAAAAGGTCTGACCCAGACATTTCAGACTTGATGAGCAGAACACGTCTGGTCAAGTGGCAGTACCTGGAGGAGAAGCTTTATCCGAAATGCACAGGAGTACACGTACACAGCGTGTGCATTTATGGTGCTGCCGAGCTCCGGTGGCTCCTCAACGATGGGCACTGGTTTGCCAATAAGTTTGATCTGAAGGTAGATCCTGTGGTCATTGAATGTCTCGAAAAGAACTTGACCGAGAGACACAGAGCAATAGTTACACCACAGTAA
- the gnrh2 gene encoding progonadoliberin-2, whose translation MVSVCRLLLVAALLLCLQAQLSVSQHWSHGWYPGGKREIDSYSSPEISGEIKLCEAGECSYLRPLRTNVLKSILLDALAKEFQKKK comes from the exons atGGTCAGTGTGTGCAGGCTGTTGCTGGTTGCTGCcttgctgttgtgtttgcaaGCGCAGCTATCTGTTTCTCAACACTGGTCTCATGGCTGGTATCctggaggaaagagagaaatcGACTCTTACAGCTCACcagag ATATCTGGGGAGATTAAACTGTGTGAAGCAGGAGAGTGCAGCTATCTGAGGCCACTGAGAACCAACGTCCTGAAGAGCATCCTG CTCGATGCCCTTGCGAAAGAATTCCAAAAGAAGAAGTGA